The genomic segment GTCGACTGGAAGTCCGAGATGTTGCGGCCGAACGCCTCCCGGTCGTGGACGAACTCCCACGTCTCCTCGATGGCGCGCGCGGCCAGACCGATGCCGTGCCCGCCGACGACGACGCGGCCGTGGTTGAAGAAGTCCGCGAGCATGTAGAAGCCGCCGCCGGGGGTGCCGACGACGTTCTCCTCGGGAACCGTGCAGTCGTCGAAGACGATGTGGCCCTGCTTGGAGGCGCGCATCCCCATCTTCTCGGGGATGTGTTCGGCCTCGTAGCCCTCCGCGTCCGTCTCCACGATGAACATCGAGTAGTTCGAGTACCGGTCGTCGGTGTCGTCCGTCTTCGCGTAGACGGTGAGCCAGTCGGCCTCGACGGCGTTGCCGACCCAGTACTTCTCGCCGTTGAGCACCCACCCCTCGTCCGTCTTCTCCGCCGTCGTCGTCATGCCGGCCATGTCCGACCCCGTCTGGGGTTCGGAGACGGCGAGCCCCGAAATCTGCTCGTTCTCGGCGACCGGGCGGAGGTACTCCTCCTTCTGCTCCTCGGAGCCGTAGTGTTCGACTATCTCACAGCCGAACGAGGCGAGCATGAGCGTCAGGGCGATGCCCGCGTCCGCACGGTACAGTTCCTCGTTGATGGCGAGAATCTGCTGCAGGTCGTACCCCTTGCCGCCGTACTCCTCGGAGATGTCCTGAGCCACGATGCCGGCGTCCATGCCGGCCTCCAGAATCTCCCAGGGGTACTCGCCGCTCTCGAAGTACTCCTCCGCGTTCGGTCGGACGTGTTCGTCGGCGAACTCGCGTGCCGTCTGCTTGACGTCCCGCGCGTGTTCGGGGACGACGCTCTCGTCGAGAAGGTCCATACCTCGGAGTAGAATTGTAAGGTAAAATAATCCACGGAACTGTGGAAACCTTCAAACGAGTTTATCGTTTCGAGACGGTGACGGCGACGGCGCGGCCGGCGCGCGTCAGTCGTCGGCGTCGGGCGCGGCGTCCTCGGGCGTCTTCCCCTCGACCAGCGACTGGTCGTCGTACTGGTCTCTGAGCACCTTCTTGTCGAACTTGCCGGTGGCCGTCTTCGGCACCTCCTCGATGAAGACGACTTCGTCCGGGGCCCACCACTTCGGGAACTCCGCTTTCACCATCTCGACGAGTTCCGCCTTGAGGGCGTCCTCGTCCGTCCCCGCGGCGGGCACGACGAACGCGACGGGCCGTTCCTGCCAGCGTTCGTGGGGGACGCCGACGACTGTGGCCTCCGCGACGCCGTCGTTGGCCATCAGGGTGTTCTCCAGTTCGACGGAGGATATCCACTCCCCGCCGGACTTGATGACGTCCTTCGCCCGGTCGACGATCTTCACGTAGCCCTCCTCGTCGACGGTGACCACGTCGCCCGTCTTCAGCCAGTTGTCCTCGAAGTCCTCCTGGTTGGCCTCCGGTCGCTCGAAGTACTCCGTCGTCACCCACGGGCCGCGGACCCACAGTTCGCCGAAGTCCTCGCCGTTCCACGGCACCTCCTCGCCGTCGTCGTCGACGACGCGCATCTCCAGTCCGGGGATGAGGAGGCCCTGTTTCGCCTGCTTGTCGTACTGCTGGTCCTTCGGGAGCGACTCCATCCCGGGCTTGAGGCGCGCGACGGTGCCGATGGGCGACATCTCCGTCATCCCCCACGCGTGGAGGACGTCCACGTCGTACTCCTCGTCGAACCGGCGGATGACCGACTGCGGGGCCGCGGACCCGCCGATGACGATGGTCTCCAGCGACGACATGTCGGCGTCGTTCTCCTCCAGGTAGTCGAGGAGTCCGAGCCAGACGGTGGGGACGCCGGCGGTGAGCGTCACGCCCTCCTCCTCGATGAGACTGGCGAGGTCCGCGGGCGTCGGCGACGGGCCGGGGTAGACGTGCTTGGCTCCCGCGGCGGTGGTGGAGAACGGCATCCCCCACGCGTTGACGTGGAACATCGGTACGACGGGCATCACCACGTCCGACGAACGGAGGTCGAGTCCCGCCTCGGGGAGCGACGCCATCGTGTGCGCCCACAGCATCTGCTGGGTGTACTCCACGCCCTTCGGCTTCCCCGTCGTCCCGGAGGTGTAGCACATCCCGGCCGGTTGGTCCTCGGAGAGGTCCGGCCAGTCGTACGCCGCGTCCTCGTCGGCGAGGAACGACTCGTAGTCGGTCACGGGGGACAGGTCGGTGTCGGGCACCTCCTCGCCCATCACGACGAACTGTTCGACCGAGGCGAACGCCTCCTCGTCGTACGCCTCGTCCAGTTTCTCCACGAGCGAGGGGTCGACGAACAGCAGTCTGTCGGCCGCGTTCTCGACGATGTACTGGACGTGGTGGTCCGGCAAGAGCGGGTTGATGGTGTGCAGTTGCGCACCCATCGACGGGACGCCGAAGTACGTCTCGAAGTGGCGGTGGTGGTTCCAGCAGAACGTCCCCACTCGGTCGCCGTCGCCGAGGCCGGCGGCCGAGAGGGCGTTCGCTAACTGGGCGACTCTGTCGCCGTATTCGGCGTAGGTGTAGCGCTGAACCCCCTCGTGCGTCCGCGAGACGACCTCTCGGTCGGGGAACATCTTCTGCGCGCGCCAGAGGAACGGTCGGAGCGTCTGGTCTGTTGCACCGGGCATACCTCGGACCCACGTGCTCCACTATAATCATCGTTCGTGAACCGACGACCCGAACAGAGGAGTTGTCCGCCGCGTCAGTTCTCCGTCTCCGGGGACCGTCTATCGTCGGCGTCGTCCGCGTCGCCCGCCGCCGCGTCGTCCGAATCGGCGCCGTCGTCGTCGCCGGCGCCGTCGGATTCTCCCGCATCGGCCCGGTCTGCCCCGTCCGCGGCGTCGCCGTCGTCCGTCGGTTCGGTGCTTTCGCCGTCGTCCGAATCGATGCCGTCGCTGCCGTCGCTCTCGCCGCCGTCGTCCGTCTCGTCGTGTGCCGCCAGTCGTTCGCGGACCGCGTCCCGTTCGACGGTGCCCGAGACGGTCCGCGGGAGTTCGTCTGCGAACGCCACGGCGCGGGGAATCTTGAACCCGGCCAGTCGCTCGCGGGCGTACGCCTCGAGGTCGGTCCGGTCGAGTTCGTCCGTCTCGGGGACGACCAGCGCGGAGACGCGTTCGCCCCACTCTGCGTCGGGGACGCCGACGACGGCCACGTCGCGCACGCCGGGGTGCGAACGGAGGACGTCCGCCACCTCGCCGGGGTCGACGTTCTCCCCGCCCGTGATGATACGGTCGTCGACGCGGTTGAGGACGTAGAGGCGGCCGCTCCGGTCCACGTAACCGACGTCGCCCGTGTGGAGGCCGAACTCGCCGAACGCCTCGGCCGTCGCCTCGGGGTCCCCGTAGTACCCCGGCGAGACGGTGGGACCGTCGACGACGAACTCCCCCGTCTCGCCCGGGGGGAGTCGTTCCCCGTCCTCGTCGACGACGGTCACGTCCGTCCAGAACAGGGGTCGCCCGACGGTGCCGACGTGGCCGAACGCCTCGTCGGGCGGCGCCGTCGCCACCTGCGAGGCCGTCTCGGTCATCCCGTAGGTGGGGTAGACGGGGATGGAGTAGTCGCGGCAGCGTTCGACGAGTTCCCGCGGGGCGGGCGCGCCGCCGAGGAGGACCGTCCGAAGCGACGACGCGAGGGTACCGCGACTGTCGAGCATCCGCCGGAGCATCGTCGGCACGAGAGAGACGCCGGTCACGTCGTACCGGTCGATGTCGTCGGCGGCCGGCCCGGCCTCGAACTCCTCGCGCAGGACGACGGTCGTTCCGTACAGCGGCATCCGGAGGACGGGGCCGATGCCGCCCATGTGGTGCAACGAGAGCGTCACCAGCCAACGGTCCCCCGGGTCGAAGCCGAGGCGGAACACGGAGGCGACGGCGTTGGCGAGGACGTTCCCCATCGTCAGTTGCACCGCCTTCGGGTCGCCCGTCGTGCCCGAGGTGAACAGCAGGAGTTGCACGTCCTCCCGCGACCACGTCGCGGGCGTCACCGGTTCGGGGAGGAACTCGTAGATGGACACCACCGCCGTCGCGTTCGCCGTCACCGTCGCGTCCACGCTGAGGACTGGCACGTCGTCGGTGGCCTCGACGGCTCTCGCCTCCGTCTCCGCGCCGCAGACGAGGACGGTCACG from the Halogeometricum rufum genome contains:
- a CDS encoding long-chain fatty acid--CoA ligase, with the protein product MPGATDQTLRPFLWRAQKMFPDREVVSRTHEGVQRYTYAEYGDRVAQLANALSAAGLGDGDRVGTFCWNHHRHFETYFGVPSMGAQLHTINPLLPDHHVQYIVENAADRLLFVDPSLVEKLDEAYDEEAFASVEQFVVMGEEVPDTDLSPVTDYESFLADEDAAYDWPDLSEDQPAGMCYTSGTTGKPKGVEYTQQMLWAHTMASLPEAGLDLRSSDVVMPVVPMFHVNAWGMPFSTTAAGAKHVYPGPSPTPADLASLIEEEGVTLTAGVPTVWLGLLDYLEENDADMSSLETIVIGGSAAPQSVIRRFDEEYDVDVLHAWGMTEMSPIGTVARLKPGMESLPKDQQYDKQAKQGLLIPGLEMRVVDDDGEEVPWNGEDFGELWVRGPWVTTEYFERPEANQEDFEDNWLKTGDVVTVDEEGYVKIVDRAKDVIKSGGEWISSVELENTLMANDGVAEATVVGVPHERWQERPVAFVVPAAGTDEDALKAELVEMVKAEFPKWWAPDEVVFIEEVPKTATGKFDKKVLRDQYDDQSLVEGKTPEDAAPDADD
- the menE gene encoding o-succinylbenzoate--CoA ligase, which produces MRDWLSHRVRTSPDATALVHAGTGESWTFTELDGMVEETAGRLVALGVAPGDHLGVVLEPRVEYVTLIHAAMRLGATLVPLGDGLTPRELGRQVETADVTVLVCGAETEARAVEATDDVPVLSVDATVTANATAVVSIYEFLPEPVTPATWSREDVQLLLFTSGTTGDPKAVQLTMGNVLANAVASVFRLGFDPGDRWLVTLSLHHMGGIGPVLRMPLYGTTVVLREEFEAGPAADDIDRYDVTGVSLVPTMLRRMLDSRGTLASSLRTVLLGGAPAPRELVERCRDYSIPVYPTYGMTETASQVATAPPDEAFGHVGTVGRPLFWTDVTVVDEDGERLPPGETGEFVVDGPTVSPGYYGDPEATAEAFGEFGLHTGDVGYVDRSGRLYVLNRVDDRIITGGENVDPGEVADVLRSHPGVRDVAVVGVPDAEWGERVSALVVPETDELDRTDLEAYARERLAGFKIPRAVAFADELPRTVSGTVERDAVRERLAAHDETDDGGESDGSDGIDSDDGESTEPTDDGDAADGADRADAGESDGAGDDDGADSDDAAAGDADDADDRRSPETEN
- a CDS encoding acyl-CoA dehydrogenase family protein, which translates into the protein MDLLDESVVPEHARDVKQTAREFADEHVRPNAEEYFESGEYPWEILEAGMDAGIVAQDISEEYGGKGYDLQQILAINEELYRADAGIALTLMLASFGCEIVEHYGSEEQKEEYLRPVAENEQISGLAVSEPQTGSDMAGMTTTAEKTDEGWVLNGEKYWVGNAVEADWLTVYAKTDDTDDRYSNYSMFIVETDAEGYEAEHIPEKMGMRASKQGHIVFDDCTVPEENVVGTPGGGFYMLADFFNHGRVVVGGHGIGLAARAIEETWEFVHDREAFGRNISDFQSTQHILADMRMEFEAARSLNWRAAEKVQNGENAGFWAASTKTKSTETAMMCAERGMQLHGGRSVLNEYPISRVYRDVRIPVIYEGANEIQRNLIYRQSK